In Rhizobium sp. BG4, the genomic stretch ATGGGTGTCGCGGTGTTCTCCGGCATGATCGGCGTTACCTTCTTCGGCATCTTCATGACGCCGGTCTTCTACGTGCTGCTGCGCAGGCTGGCGGGCAACCGTCCGCTCATCCAGCACAACGACAATCATCTGAGTGATGAAGAAGACCATATGAAGGTCGCAGCCGAGTAAGCGGCAGACAATGAACGAGACAGAGGAAGGCGGGACATTTGGTCCCGCCTTTTTCATTTGCATCGTCCGGTCGGCGGGCTAGTCTTTGACGAACGTACGTCGGCCGGGTGGAGCTGGGCCGACGCAGCGCATAGCGGAGGAATAGATGCATATCGCGATTATCGGTGCGGCCGGCATGGTCGGCCGCAAGCTGACGGCCCGTCTCGTCGAGGACGGGGTTCTGGACCGGGCGGAGATTTCGGCCCTTTCCCTCATCGACGTCATCGAGCCGGAAAAGCCGGCGGGCTTCGAAGGAACGGTCAATGCCTGGGCATCCGACATTTCCACGCCCGGCGAGGCGGCGAGGATCGTCGCGGGGCGTCCCGATGTGATCTTCCACCTGGCGGCGATCGTCTCGGGCGAGGCGGAACTCGATTTCGAGAAGGGCTACCGCATCAATCTCGACGGCACCCGCGAACTCTTCGAAGCCATCCGGCTTGCCAATGCCGAGGATGGCTACAAGCCGCGCGTCGTCTTCACCTCGTCGCTGGCGGTTTTCGGTTCGCCCTTCCCGAAGGTCATCCCCGATGATTTCCACCAGACGCCGCTGACGAGCTATGGCGCGCAGAAGGCGATGAGCGAGTTGCTGCTGTCGGATTACAGCCGCCGCGGTTTCCTCGACGGCATCGGCATCCGCCTGCCGACGATCTGCATTCGTCCGGGCAAGCCCAACAAGGCGGCCTCCGGCTTCTTCTCCGGCATCCTGCGTGAGCCGCTGGCGGGGCAGGAGGCGGTGCTGCCCGTGCCCGATACGGTGCGGCACTGGCATGCCTCGCCACGCTCGGCCGTTGGCTTCCTGCTGCAGGCGGCGCGGATCGATCTTGCACAGCTCGGGGCCGCGCGCAGCCTCACCATGCCCGGCGTCAGCGCCACCGTTGGAGAGCAGATCGAGGCTCTCAGGCGCGTTGCCGGCGACAAGGCGGTGAAGCTCATCCGCCGTGAGCCGGACGAGCTGATCATGCGCATCGTCTCCGGCTGGCCGGAGGCATTCGAGGCGAAGCGTTCGCGCGCTCTCGGCTTCAGTGCCGACAGCTCCTTCGACGAGATCATCCGCATTCATATCGACGACGAGCTCGGAGGACGCATTCCATGACCACGACGCGCAAGATTGCCTTTATCGGCACCGGCCTGATGGGCGCCCCGATGGCGCGGCGGCTGCTCGGCGCGGGCTTTGAGCTGGCCGCCTGGAACCGCGATGGCAGCAAGGCCGCACCGCTTGCCGCGGACGGCGCGCGTGTGGCCGGCAGCGCCCGGGAGGCGGCTGAAGGCGCGGATGTCGTCTTCACCATGCTCACAGACGGTAATGCCGTCGAGGACGTGCTCTTCCGGCAGGGCGTTGCCGATGTACTGGCGCGGGGCGCGACGGTCATCGACTGCAGCTCGATTGCGCCGAAGGCGGCGCGCGATCATGCGGCACGGCTCGCCGAGCGCGGCATCCGCCATCTCGACGCGCCGGTTTCCGGCGGTGTCGTCGGTGCGGCGGCCGGAACGCTCGCGATCATGGCGGGCGGTGACGGCGCCGTCGTTGCCGAGCTTGCCGATGTCTTCGCGCCGCTCGGCCGCGTCACCCATGTGGGGCCCAGCGGAACCGGCCAGCTGGCGAAGCTCGGCAATCAGCAGATCGTCGCCGTCACCATTGGAGCCGTTGCCGAGGCGATGATGCTGGTGGAAGCCGGTGGCGGTTCGCGCGAAGCCTTCCGCAACGCCATCCGCGGCGGTTTTGCAGAGAGCCGCATTCTCGATCTTCATGGGCAGCGCATGGTGGAGCGGAACTACGGCAATGGCGGACCGTCGAAGCTGCAGCTGAAGGATCTCAACAATATCCTGGCCGTCGCCGAGAGCCTGTCGCTGACCCTGCCTCTGACGGAGGCGGTGCGGGCGGAATTTGCGGAATTCGTCGGCAATGGCGGCGGCGATGTCGACCACAGCGGCCTCCTGAAGCATTTCGAGGAGAAGCACGCGGCAGGCACCGGGAAGGCCTGAACGCCCGTTTTGAGGCATTTCGTGCCGCCGCGAAAATATCGCGGCGGCACAACCCATGAGCGCTTTTGTGACAGGCGTAAGGAACAGTTCACCTAGTAACTAGTTCGATAATACGTAAAAGGCTTCGTTAATCGGGCTTTGAGAAGGTAGTATGAACGGCGAATGCCGCTGTTAGGTTGAACTGCATTGCCCCATAACAAACCGACCCGGTCGGAACGCGAATTTCAGGATCTGTTGAGGCGCCTCGAGCTCGCGCTTGATGCGTCGCAGATCGGCGTGTGGGAGCATGATGTCCGCAAGAGCGAAATTCTCTGGGACGCGCAGATGCATCGCATCTACCAGACGGGCCAGGACACCCGGGCGGTGCCGACCTCCATCTGGGAAGACTCCATTCACCCTGACGACAAGGAGCGCGCCTTCGCCGAGTTCGACGACGCGATCGCGCGCCGCGGCGCCTATAATTCCGAATTCCGTATCATCTGGCCGAACGGCGAAATCCGCCACCTGCGTTCGCGCGCGCATTTCTTCCTGAGCGAAGAGGGCGCGCCGTCCTTCATCGGTGCCGAATGGGATGTCACCGCCGATGTCGAGCTCAATGCCGAGCTGCAGCGCCAGCGCATGGTCGCCGAGGCGCGCGCCCGGGCGCTCGAAGAAAGCAATGCGCGGATCGAATATGCCGCCGAGCACGATTACCTGACGGGACTGCCGAACCGCCGTCTTGCCGACAAGCGGCTTGGCGAACTGCATGGCGACAAGTCGGTCTCGTCGCTCGCCGTCCTTCATCTCGATCTCGACCAGTTCAAGCAGATCAACGACAGCCACGGCCATTCCGCCGGCGACACGGTGCTGCGCACCTCCGCGCTGCGCATCACCGCGGGCATTCCGGCAAACGGCATGGTCGCTCGCGTCGGCGGTGACGAGTTCGTCATCATCCTCTGGAATTTTGCGGGCAGGGAAGAGCTGGAGCGGATCGCTGCCGATCTGCAGCGCCGCCTCAGCAAGAAGATCCGCTTCGGTCAGGAGCTTCTGCAATCCGGCACCTCGATCGGCATTGCCTGGAACAACGGTCGCAGCTCGCGCAACCTGCTGACGGAATCCGATCTGGCGCTTTTCCATGCAAAGCGGCTCGGCCGCAACCGCATCGAGTTCTTCAGCCGCCAGCTCCAGGAGGATCTGCAGAGCAAGCGGCGGCTTGCGGAGGAACTGAAGCTCGGGCTGGAGCGCGGCGAGATCATTCCCTATTACCAGATCCAGCTTGACGCCAAGACGCGCGAGATCGCTGGCCTCGAAGCCCTGGCGCGCTGGGCGCATCCTGAGAAGGGTGTGCTGTCGCCCGCCGTCTTCCTGAAGGTTGCCGACGAGGCGGGCCTGGCGGCGCAGATCGATGCCGCGATCCTCGGCAAGGTGCTGGAAGACCGCCTCGACTGGCAGAACCAGGGTGCGACGGTGCCGCGGGTTGCCGTCAACATTTCCGGTCCGCGGCTCTTCGATCCCGCGTTGCTTGCCAATCTCGAAGCGCTGAACATCCCACAGGGCGCGCTGTCGTTCGAACTGGTGGAAACGATCTTCCTCGACGATTCCGACGACCGGCTGCTCGCCAACATCGACCGGATCAAGACGATGGGCATCGATATCGAGATCGACGACTTCGGCTCCGGCCATGCCTCGCTGATCGGCCTTGCGCGGCTGCGCCCGAAGCGGCTGAAGATCGACCGCCAGCTCGTCAACAATATCGTCGAATCCGAAGAGCAGCACCGCGTCGTCAGCTCGATCATCGAGATTGCCAAGGCGCTCAATGTCGAAGTCATCGCCGAAGGCGTCGAGACGGAGGGGCATGCCGAGGTGCTGACGGCGATCGGCTGCGATACGCTGCAGGGCTATGCGCTCGGCTATCCGGCGCCGGCGGCGGATATCGCGCGGCTGATCTCGCCGCGCGCCCGCAATCATGCCACGCCTGGCGCCAGCGGCCGTTAGGCCGGGATTTCCATGTCGGCGCGGGCTTCGAGATACCACTCGACGAAAGCCTTCACGCCCTTGTCCAGCGTTGTCTCCGGCTTGTAGCCGGTCAGTGCCACGAGCAGGTCGGGGGCCGCGAAAGTGCGCGGCACGTCACCCTTCTGCATCGGCAGCATGGTGCGCTTTGCGGACTGGCCGAGAGCGTGCTCGACGGTCTGGACGAAATCCATCAGGCTGACAGGCTGGCCGCCGCCGATATTGACGACGCGGAACGGTGCCTGGTGCGACAGGGTCTCGACCCCAGTGTCGCCGACGCGGTTGCCTTCGGCCGGGATGACCGCCGAAAGGCGCACGATCGATTCCACGAGATCGTCGATATAGGTGAAATCGCGGCTCATCTTGCCTTCGCCGTAGATCTCGATCGGCTGGTCTTCGAGCATGTTCTTGACGAACTTGAAGAGCGCCATGTCCGGGCGGCCCCAGGGGCCATAGACGGTGAAGAAGCGGAAGGCGGTGACCGGCAGCTTGTAGAGGTGCGAATAGCTGTGCGCCATCAGCTCCATAGACTTCTTGGTCGCGGCATAGATGGTCAGCGGCTCGTCGGCGCGGTCGGTTTCGCGGAACGGCACGTCGGGGTTGGCGCCGTAGATCGAGGAGGTCGAGGCGAGCATCAGGTGCTTGACCTTATGCTTGCCGGCCAGTTCCAGAATGTTCCAGGAGCCGTCGACATTCGAGCTCAGATAGGAGCGCGGGTTTTCGAGGCTGTAGCGAACACCGGCCTGGGCAGCGAGATGCACCAGCACGTCAGGCTTGGCGGCGTCCATCGCCGCCTCCAGCGCTTCCCGGTCTTCGAGCATGGCGATCGCCGGCGTGAAGGACGGAAACTGGGCAAGCGCGGCATGGCGCATATGCTTGAGCTTGACGTTGTAATAGGGCGTCAGGCCGTCGAAACCGGTGACCTGATGTCCATCCTGCAGCAGGCGCCGGGCCAGATGAAAGCCGATGAAGCCCGCGGTGCCGGTGATGAAATAATGCATGCCTATTTCTTCTCGCTCTTCTTGCCGACAGCAAAGTAGCTGAAGCCGTATTTGCTGACTTCGGCGGCCGGATAGATGTTGCGCAGGTCGACGATGGTGGGCGTCTTGACCGTGGTCTTCAGGCGCTTGAAGTCGAGGGCGCGGAACTCGTCCCATTCGGTGACGATGACGATCGCGTCGGCATCCTCAGCGATCTCATAGGGATCCTTGCCATAGACGACCGGGCCGAGCATGCCCTTGGAGGCTTCCATGCCCTCGGGGTCGTAGGCGTGAACGGCTGCGCCGCCATCGAGAAGCGCCTGGATGATGGTGATCGAGGGCGCATCGCGCATGTCGTCGGTGTTCGGCTTGAAGGTCAGGCCGAGGACGGCGATCTTCTTGCCGCGCACGCTGCCGTCGCAGGCGGCGATGACCTTGCGGCCCATGGCGCGCTTGCGGTTGTCGTTGATCGCCACCGTCGTTTCGATCAGGCGCATCGGGCTGTCGAAGTCCTGCGCCGTCTTGACGAGGGCGAGCGTATCCTTTGGGAAGCAGGAGCCGCCGTAGCCGGGGCCTGCATGCAGGAACTTGTCGCCGATGCGCTTGTCCATGCCGATGCCCTTGGCAACCTTCTGCACGTCGGCGCCGATCTGCTCGCAGAGGTCGGCGATCTCGTTGATGAAGGTGATCTTCATCGCCAGGAAGGCGTTGGCGGCGTACTTGATCAGCTCGGAGGTGCGGCGCTCGCAGAAATAGAGCGGTGCCTCGTTGAGATAGAGCGGACGGTAGACTTCGCGCATGACTTCGGTGGCGCGGGCGTCCTCGGTGCCGATGACGATGCGGTCGGGGCGCTTGAAGTCGGTGATCGCAGCGCCTTCGCGCAGGAACTCGGGGTTCGAGACGACGGCGATGTCCTTGCCCGGGAATTCTTCGCGGAATATGCGCTCGATCTCGTCGCCAGTGCCGACGGGAACGGTGGACTTGGTGACGACGACGGTGAAGCCGGTGACGGCAGCGGCGATCTCGCGGGCTGCGGCATAGACGTAGCTCAGGTCCGCATGACCATCGCCGCGGCGCGACGGCGTGCCGACGGCAATGAAGACGACGTCTGCGGCAGCAACCGGGGCTGCCAGATCCTTGGAGAAGTCGAGGCGGCCGGCCGCCCGGTTATGTTCAATGATCGCATCGAGGCCCGGCTCGAAGATCGGCACTTCGCCGCGCTCCAGGGCATCGATCTTGGCTTCGGACTTGTCCACGCAGGTGATGTGGTGGCCGAAATCCGCAAGGCAGGCGCCGGACACGAGGCCGACGTAACCAGAACCGATCATAACAATACGCATGGGGGTAACTTTCATCCTGAAAACGGTCGCGTCCCGCCAGTGGCAGAACGCGACCGTGTTACAGAGTGAAGGTCATAAGTTCAAGACAAGCGCTGCTGTCAGTTGCGTCCGAACTCGTCGACGATGCGGATGATATCGTCTTCGCCGAGATAGGAGCCGGTCTGGACCTCGATGAGTTCGAGGACGATCTTGCCCGGATTGGCAAGGCGGTGAACCTCGCCGAGGGGGATATAGACCGACTCGTTTTCGCGCAGCATCTGGACGTTCTCGCCGATCGTCACCTCGGCGGTGCCCTTGACGACGATCCAGTGCTCGGAGCGGTGATGGTGCTTCTGCAGCGAGAGCTTCTTGCCCGGGTGACGAAGATGCGCTTTACCTGGAAGCGGTCGCCGTTGAGGATCGAGGTATAGCCGCCCCAGGGGCGGTAGGAGGTCGGGTGCGTTTCGGTCAGCTTCGCGGTCTTCGGCAGCGCGGCCAGCGTCTTGACGATATCGCCCACACTCTGGCTGTCCTGCAGGCGGCCGACATAGACGGCGTCTTCGCTGGCGATGACGGCGATGTCGTCCATGCCCTGGACGGCGAGGTGGACGCCATGGCTCATGACCAGCGAGTTATGGCTGTTCATCAGCGTGGTGTTCTGGGTCGCGACATTGCCGTGCTCGTCGCGCTTGCCGGATTTCCAGACACTGTCCCAGCTGCCGAGATCCGACCACTTGAAGGGCGAGGGGACGACGGCGGCGTTGGCGGTCTTTTCCATGATCGCATAGTCGATCGAGATGTTCGGCGCCTTGGCGAAGGCCTTGGCGTCGAGGCGGATGAAGTCGAGGTCGCGGGCGGATTTGGAAACCGCATCGTCGGCGGCGCGCAGCGCTTCGGGCGCATAGTCGCGCATCTCCGAAAGCAGGGCCGAAACCTGGAACATGAACATGCCGGAGTTCCAGTAGAAGCCGCCGGCGGCAAGCATCTCCTCGGCCTTGGCAAGCGGCGGCTTTTCGATGAAGCGCTTGACGCTGAGTGCGCCGGTCGCAAGCTTCTCGCCGCCTTCGATATAGCCGTAGCCGGTGGCAGCTTCGGTCGGCTCGATGCCGAAGGTGACGAGCTTCCCCTTGGCGGCCGTCGCTTCGGCAGCGCGCACGCTGTCGAAATAGCTCTGGTCGGCGACGATCTCGTAATCGGAACCCAGGACGTGCATCAGCGTGTCCTTGCCGAAGAGATCGGCAATCAGCACGGCGGCGGCGGCAACCGCGGGTGCCGTGTTGCGGGCGGACGGCTCGAGCAGGATCGCCTTCAGCTCATGGCCGAGCTCGCGGGCCTGTTCGGCCACCAGGAAGCGGAATTCCTCGTTGGTCAGAACGACCGGCGCCTCGTACATCGCGGGGTCGGAGACGCGGGCGAGCGTTTCCTGGAACAGCGTGCGGTCGCCGATGAACTGGATGAACTGCTTCGGCGCCGATGCGCGCGACAGCGGCCACAGGCGCGTGCCCTTGCCGCCGGCCATGATCACGGGAACGATCTTCTGCGTCATAAGGTGTTTCCTTGCGGTCGTAGGTCTTGGTTCAATTCGCGTTGGCCCACTGCCGGATGCGGTTCAGGCCGACATCCAGAAGCGAGGCTGCCGCCGCTTCGTCTTTTGCTTCTACATAACAGCGCATTTCCGGTGCGTTACCGGAGGGCCGAAAGTGGATGATGCGTTCATCCTTAAGCGTTACGCGCAGGCCATCGATATCGCTGGTCCTGCCCGGTTCGCCGATCGGCTTCAGGAATTCGGCGAGGTTGTCAGGCGATTGGCGCAGATAGGCCATCAGTTTAGCACTGGTCTCGACCGGGAAATTCTCCAGACGGTCGGCAGCGGCAACCGGCAGCGCGAAGGAGGCGGCGACCGCCGAAAGCGGCTTGCGCTCGGAGGCTGCCAGCGACAGCACCGCCAGCATCGGCAGGAAGCAGTCGCGCGTCGGCAGCGGGGCGAGGGTGGCGCCCTTCAGCTGGAATTCGGATGCGGTCAGGGTCCCACCATTGGCCTCGAAGCCGATGACGCGGTCCTTGCCGGCGGCAACGGCTTCCTGCATGCCGGAGATGACGAAGGGCGAGCCGACCCTGGTGCGGGTGACCGTGAAGCTTCCGGCGGTTTCGATGCCGGAATTCGAGGTGACGGGGGTGACGACGACCGCCGCATTCAGGACTTTCGCCGAGATAAGTCCGAGGAGGTCGCCACGCAGCGGTGTGCCTGTTTCGTCGGCCACCAGCGGCCGGTCGGCGTCGCCGTCGGCCGAGACGATGGCGTCGAGCTTGTGGGATGCGGCCCAGCCCTTGAGGAGATCGACGGTTTCGGCCGAGACGGCTTCGGTATCGACGGGAATGAAAGTCTCGGAGCGGCCGAGCGGGATGGCGTCGGCGCCGTAATGGGCGAGCAGTTCGCTCAGCATGTCGCGGGCGACGGTGCTATGCTGGTAGACGCCGATCCTGAGACCCGCGAGCGCCTTGGCGGGCAGGATCGCGGCGTTGCGGGCAAAGAAGCCTTCGGCGCAGACGGCGGCGCGGTCAAGCGCGCTCGCGGTTGCCTGCGGCATCACATAGGAGGCGTCGAGCTTTGCGGCTCTCTCGGAGATCGCGACTTCGTCGGCCTTGTCGATTTCGCCGTCGGCCCGATAGAACTTGATGCCGTTGCGGTCGGCGGGGATATGCGAGCCGGTGATCATCAGGCTCGCGGCCTTTTGCTGAAGGCCGTAGAGCGCCAGTGCGGGTGTCGGAACGGTGCCGCAATCGGCGACGCGGAAGCCGAGGGCGGTCAGTGCAGCCGTGCAGTTTTGCGCAATCTCGGGGCTGGAATCGCGGAAATCCCGGCCAAGCAGGATCAGGTCGCCCGTCTTGGCGCGTCCGCTTTCCAGCAGGTAATGACCGAAGGCCGCCGCATAGAGCGCCGAGGCCCGTCCCTTGAGATCGGCGGAGAGGCCGCGCAGTCCACTTGTTCCAAATTTCATTCTGAATAAGCCCTAGCCAGCGCTTGAATCCGTCGGCGATTATCAACACACTACCGGGACTTCGTAAATTTTGATCCGCAGGGATCGCTAAAT encodes the following:
- a CDS encoding NAD(P)-dependent oxidoreductase, yielding MTTTRKIAFIGTGLMGAPMARRLLGAGFELAAWNRDGSKAAPLAADGARVAGSAREAAEGADVVFTMLTDGNAVEDVLFRQGVADVLARGATVIDCSSIAPKAARDHAARLAERGIRHLDAPVSGGVVGAAAGTLAIMAGGDGAVVAELADVFAPLGRVTHVGPSGTGQLAKLGNQQIVAVTIGAVAEAMMLVEAGGGSREAFRNAIRGGFAESRILDLHGQRMVERNYGNGGPSKLQLKDLNNILAVAESLSLTLPLTEAVRAEFAEFVGNGGGDVDHSGLLKHFEEKHAAGTGKA
- a CDS encoding phosphomannomutase, with the translated sequence MKFGTSGLRGLSADLKGRASALYAAAFGHYLLESGRAKTGDLILLGRDFRDSSPEIAQNCTAALTALGFRVADCGTVPTPALALYGLQQKAASLMITGSHIPADRNGIKFYRADGEIDKADEVAISERAAKLDASYVMPQATASALDRAAVCAEGFFARNAAILPAKALAGLRIGVYQHSTVARDMLSELLAHYGADAIPLGRSETFIPVDTEAVSAETVDLLKGWAASHKLDAIVSADGDADRPLVADETGTPLRGDLLGLISAKVLNAAVVVTPVTSNSGIETAGSFTVTRTRVGSPFVISGMQEAVAAGKDRVIGFEANGGTLTASEFQLKGATLAPLPTRDCFLPMLAVLSLAASERKPLSAVAASFALPVAAADRLENFPVETSAKLMAYLRQSPDNLAEFLKPIGEPGRTSDIDGLRVTLKDERIIHFRPSGNAPEMRCYVEAKDEAAAASLLDVGLNRIRQWANAN
- a CDS encoding NAD-dependent epimerase → MHYFITGTAGFIGFHLARRLLQDGHQVTGFDGLTPYYNVKLKHMRHAALAQFPSFTPAIAMLEDREALEAAMDAAKPDVLVHLAAQAGVRYSLENPRSYLSSNVDGSWNILELAGKHKVKHLMLASTSSIYGANPDVPFRETDRADEPLTIYAATKKSMELMAHSYSHLYKLPVTAFRFFTVYGPWGRPDMALFKFVKNMLEDQPIEIYGEGKMSRDFTYIDDLVESIVRLSAVIPAEGNRVGDTGVETLSHQAPFRVVNIGGGQPVSLMDFVQTVEHALGQSAKRTMLPMQKGDVPRTFAAPDLLVALTGYKPETTLDKGVKAFVEWYLEARADMEIPA
- the denD gene encoding D-erythronate dehydrogenase; translation: MHIAIIGAAGMVGRKLTARLVEDGVLDRAEISALSLIDVIEPEKPAGFEGTVNAWASDISTPGEAARIVAGRPDVIFHLAAIVSGEAELDFEKGYRINLDGTRELFEAIRLANAEDGYKPRVVFTSSLAVFGSPFPKVIPDDFHQTPLTSYGAQKAMSELLLSDYSRRGFLDGIGIRLPTICIRPGKPNKAASGFFSGILREPLAGQEAVLPVPDTVRHWHASPRSAVGFLLQAARIDLAQLGAARSLTMPGVSATVGEQIEALRRVAGDKAVKLIRREPDELIMRIVSGWPEAFEAKRSRALGFSADSSFDEIIRIHIDDELGGRIP
- a CDS encoding GGDEF domain-containing phosphodiesterase codes for the protein MPHNKPTRSEREFQDLLRRLELALDASQIGVWEHDVRKSEILWDAQMHRIYQTGQDTRAVPTSIWEDSIHPDDKERAFAEFDDAIARRGAYNSEFRIIWPNGEIRHLRSRAHFFLSEEGAPSFIGAEWDVTADVELNAELQRQRMVAEARARALEESNARIEYAAEHDYLTGLPNRRLADKRLGELHGDKSVSSLAVLHLDLDQFKQINDSHGHSAGDTVLRTSALRITAGIPANGMVARVGGDEFVIILWNFAGREELERIAADLQRRLSKKIRFGQELLQSGTSIGIAWNNGRSSRNLLTESDLALFHAKRLGRNRIEFFSRQLQEDLQSKRRLAEELKLGLERGEIIPYYQIQLDAKTREIAGLEALARWAHPEKGVLSPAVFLKVADEAGLAAQIDAAILGKVLEDRLDWQNQGATVPRVAVNISGPRLFDPALLANLEALNIPQGALSFELVETIFLDDSDDRLLANIDRIKTMGIDIEIDDFGSGHASLIGLARLRPKRLKIDRQLVNNIVESEEQHRVVSSIIEIAKALNVEVIAEGVETEGHAEVLTAIGCDTLQGYALGYPAPAADIARLISPRARNHATPGASGR
- a CDS encoding UDP-glucose/GDP-mannose dehydrogenase family protein, which codes for MRIVMIGSGYVGLVSGACLADFGHHITCVDKSEAKIDALERGEVPIFEPGLDAIIEHNRAAGRLDFSKDLAAPVAAADVVFIAVGTPSRRGDGHADLSYVYAAAREIAAAVTGFTVVVTKSTVPVGTGDEIERIFREEFPGKDIAVVSNPEFLREGAAITDFKRPDRIVIGTEDARATEVMREVYRPLYLNEAPLYFCERRTSELIKYAANAFLAMKITFINEIADLCEQIGADVQKVAKGIGMDKRIGDKFLHAGPGYGGSCFPKDTLALVKTAQDFDSPMRLIETTVAINDNRKRAMGRKVIAACDGSVRGKKIAVLGLTFKPNTDDMRDAPSITIIQALLDGGAAVHAYDPEGMEASKGMLGPVVYGKDPYEIAEDADAIVIVTEWDEFRALDFKRLKTTVKTPTIVDLRNIYPAAEVSKYGFSYFAVGKKSEKK